A genomic region of Pseudomonas frederiksbergensis contains the following coding sequences:
- a CDS encoding phage baseplate assembly protein domain-containing protein → MSSMGRLIREQVGRVLANVRLPFRAVAARNTHGKLIGVEVEGLAGESVSAELFQHYGFSSAPQPGAEYLVIPVGGNSKHAIVAASDDGRYRIALQDGEVSIYTDEGDYVHLKRGRVVEIVTDTLVVKAGIKVRFETPLVEMSGDQHVDGGIKADGEIADHARSMQEDRDIYNGHDHGGGPTPTQKQ, encoded by the coding sequence ATGAGCAGCATGGGGCGCTTGATACGTGAGCAAGTCGGCAGAGTGCTGGCGAATGTTCGCCTGCCTTTCCGTGCTGTTGCGGCCCGCAACACTCACGGCAAGCTGATTGGAGTTGAAGTCGAGGGACTAGCGGGGGAGTCAGTATCGGCGGAGCTGTTCCAGCACTATGGGTTCAGCTCAGCGCCACAGCCTGGCGCCGAGTACCTGGTTATTCCCGTGGGAGGCAACAGCAAACACGCTATCGTCGCCGCCAGCGATGACGGTCGCTACCGAATAGCGCTCCAGGATGGCGAAGTGTCGATCTACACCGATGAGGGAGATTACGTGCATTTGAAGCGCGGCCGGGTGGTGGAAATTGTGACCGATACGCTGGTGGTCAAGGCAGGGATCAAGGTGCGGTTTGAGACGCCGTTGGTTGAGATGAGCGGCGATCAGCACGTTGATGGCGGTATCAAGGCTGATGGCGAGATTGCCGACCATGCGCGGAGCATGCAGGAGGATCGCGATATCTATAACGGACATGACCACGGTGGTGGGCCTACTCCCACTCAGAAGCAATAA
- a CDS encoding phage baseplate assembly protein: MQNDIQTTPIRLSISGQAHDTWDGWSVESDLLTPADAFELELYTKHSTQLPAVLKEGAPCSLTLGGDRVLTGQIDEFEHDISRQGISMRINGRDRAAPLVDCSAPFVSMREASLTQILDQVVKPLGIFQVEIRADQAKTRRRIQIEPGQTAWEALLQVAEANGLWPWVEPDGRLIIGGPDYNAPPVGTLILREDGVGNNVQRLSVRRSIANRYSQITVLGQHGQYDNDGLDTKRSHLRSVIQDETLARRGIFRPKVVIDSASENQDMATTRARKLLADSRLEGFEIRAIVQGHRADNGQVWNPGQRVIVRSEPHELDATFFLMARTLRLSRGEGAITELRLREDKMWILDGNKQKKHKGKVNKDAAFIEMIKGL; encoded by the coding sequence ATGCAGAATGACATCCAGACGACACCGATCCGCCTGTCCATCAGCGGCCAGGCCCACGACACCTGGGACGGCTGGTCGGTTGAGTCCGACTTGCTGACACCCGCCGACGCCTTTGAACTGGAGCTGTACACCAAGCATTCCACGCAACTGCCTGCCGTGCTGAAAGAGGGGGCACCATGCTCGCTGACCCTAGGCGGTGACCGCGTGCTGACCGGGCAGATTGACGAGTTCGAACACGACATCTCGCGCCAGGGCATTTCGATGCGCATCAACGGCCGGGACCGTGCCGCGCCTCTGGTCGATTGTTCAGCGCCGTTTGTGTCGATGCGCGAAGCATCATTGACGCAGATCCTCGACCAGGTGGTAAAGCCTCTGGGCATCTTCCAGGTCGAAATCCGCGCCGACCAAGCCAAGACCCGGCGCCGCATTCAGATCGAACCCGGCCAGACCGCCTGGGAAGCATTACTCCAAGTCGCCGAGGCCAACGGTTTGTGGCCATGGGTCGAGCCAGACGGTCGTCTGATCATCGGCGGGCCAGACTACAACGCACCGCCCGTGGGTACGTTGATCCTGCGCGAGGACGGTGTGGGTAACAACGTGCAACGCCTGAGTGTGCGCCGTTCCATCGCCAACCGTTACAGCCAGATCACCGTCCTCGGCCAGCATGGTCAGTACGACAACGACGGCCTCGACACCAAACGCTCGCACCTGCGTTCGGTCATCCAGGACGAGACCCTGGCCCGTCGTGGGATCTTCCGGCCGAAGGTGGTCATTGATAGCGCCAGCGAGAACCAGGATATGGCCACCACCCGCGCCCGCAAGCTGCTGGCCGACAGTCGTCTGGAAGGTTTCGAGATACGCGCCATCGTCCAGGGCCACCGGGCTGATAACGGCCAGGTCTGGAATCCTGGGCAACGCGTGATCGTTCGCAGCGAGCCCCACGAACTGGACGCCACGTTCTTCCTGATGGCCCGCACTTTGCGCCTGTCCCGTGGCGAGGGCGCCATCACCGAGTTGCGGCTACGTGAAGACAAGATGTGGATCCTGGACGGAAACAAGCAGAAGAAACACAAAGGCAAGGTCAATAAAGACGCGGCCTTTATCGAAATGATTAAGGGGCTCTGA
- a CDS encoding DNA circularization protein, translating into MSWAENLLDASFRGVPIQVVEENLQWQRALAEHGTPFKNGDSVRDLGRGARRFPMQLVLFGVNYEIELQNLLSALEIIGPGELIHPIYGSVSVVPHNLDVKHHAEGPDSAAVSLVFVEDTPDLPFFARQFEFVDVGVTDVEDEYTWQDGVFDLFGRIDSLVSEIQSWIGGGWVGLIEKALGLPGIFLRVQQLRSQILGVVSGVASMAKHPSAAYDPLTDLFRTPTQIRSAIQGSTPEKPTALLSMSGVPATVPGSASLTTDAARAGNAFLISARQGVAPNADLLPDGMPEDPVAASGFALVVLVITELAAAHAQAVAIVIEDEGQKPTLSPLELESLVNLVRSLVQSAILLQRRLYDVETSRPIIEALRNTAALIQARARQVILQSPPMVERRVETPASLRLLAHRWYGDHSRALELIRLNPDLKTPHNIPAGKVLRAYAE; encoded by the coding sequence ATGAGCTGGGCAGAAAACTTGCTGGACGCCTCTTTTCGAGGTGTCCCGATCCAGGTCGTCGAAGAAAACCTTCAGTGGCAGCGCGCACTTGCCGAACACGGTACGCCTTTCAAAAATGGTGACAGCGTTAGGGATCTTGGCCGTGGGGCTCGACGCTTTCCAATGCAACTGGTGCTGTTCGGCGTTAACTATGAGATCGAGCTACAGAACCTGCTGAGCGCCTTGGAAATCATTGGGCCGGGTGAGTTGATCCATCCGATTTATGGCAGTGTCAGTGTCGTTCCCCACAACTTGGACGTGAAACACCATGCCGAGGGGCCAGACTCAGCTGCGGTTAGCCTGGTGTTTGTAGAAGACACTCCAGACCTGCCATTCTTCGCCCGCCAGTTTGAGTTCGTCGATGTCGGCGTCACCGACGTGGAAGACGAATACACCTGGCAGGACGGTGTGTTCGATCTGTTCGGCCGCATCGACTCCCTGGTCAGCGAAATTCAATCGTGGATCGGTGGCGGCTGGGTGGGCCTGATCGAAAAAGCCCTGGGCTTGCCAGGCATTTTCCTGCGGGTGCAGCAACTGCGCTCGCAGATCCTCGGCGTGGTCTCGGGTGTGGCATCCATGGCCAAGCATCCATCTGCCGCTTACGACCCTCTGACCGATCTGTTCCGCACCCCGACCCAGATCCGCAGTGCCATTCAAGGCAGCACGCCGGAAAAGCCGACCGCCTTGCTGTCCATGTCCGGCGTCCCGGCCACCGTTCCCGGCAGCGCCAGCCTAACCACGGACGCGGCTCGGGCAGGCAACGCCTTTCTGATCAGTGCTCGCCAGGGCGTGGCGCCGAACGCCGACCTGTTGCCGGACGGCATGCCCGAAGATCCGGTGGCGGCCAGTGGTTTTGCCCTAGTGGTGTTGGTTATCACCGAACTGGCGGCGGCGCACGCTCAAGCGGTGGCTATCGTCATCGAGGACGAAGGCCAGAAACCGACGCTGAGCCCGCTGGAACTCGAAAGCTTGGTTAACCTGGTGCGCTCGCTGGTGCAGTCCGCCATCCTGCTCCAGCGCCGACTGTACGATGTGGAAACCTCCCGGCCGATCATCGAAGCGCTGCGCAACACCGCCGCGCTGATCCAGGCCCGCGCCCGTCAGGTCATTTTGCAGAGCCCGCCCATGGTCGAGCGCAGGGTTGAAACCCCGGCCAGCCTTCGCCTGTTGGCTCACCGCTGGTATGGCGACCATTCCCGTGCCCTCGAACTAATCCGGCTCAACCCTGACCTGAAAACACCCCACAACATCCCGGCCGGCAAGGTATTGCGTGCTTATGCAGAATGA
- a CDS encoding phage tail tape measure protein: MSSDLRVALRIQAHSGDSRREIGELNRDLRKAGKEGAKSLADESWKAGTAITKVGQAGAVSYKVIRNAMRETAKAGSDTRIEVTKTSAELKAMANAARKAARDAKTELANADRQGVQPLRQSVEKTESSFRRMAQNSGRHLRALKTIAMGVRQEFDRLKGLGSSAQGQLAGLGVGLGVVSGVTGSARLDRQLIRTQQTAGMTGEQREEWRGEQWRLAKTYGIEREQVQTGFDTLVASGLSYDKAKASSEAIAQSTAVTGADSGILAKALVTGASAFDIDLAKPEAALDLLQKMIVAGRLGNAELENLSSIFPKVGGDAKRAGMSMAQALSFVETLSLIELEPDRLGTLAQSTLRAFNNDGYRKEVTKTTGVDFFNKKDGSVRNTQDVFLDLKKKYSKLKTDRERAKFMGVVFGKMDQDTQKGVNAFLTGDRLDKFAESTGDINNAKGVIEKDLADNLNSSTAVGTRMKATLGEAIDRMAKPLNKGFADLGTYLLDDLNLSGEQMLAGGALMGVGGYYAGRGAKAGAGALLNKFMGGPETLKNIAVGKVLEEATGVTSVFVTNWPAGVPLAGGLLPDLPGVSGKTAAPGSQGALAAAAMYLIRKSPYIAGAFIPGSTPQGDDARLDQAQRSKLLNDDQRTYQSAFYSNRIALAGQNPDKPQDWLSTQAQRLAHQQTGLTASGNSVDGANAWAAGVANRAVGAGAESQAANARLQRLLDQPLVIELRMDSRMIQAEVERRTDLQVRRGQ, encoded by the coding sequence ATGAGTTCCGATCTGCGCGTCGCGCTTCGTATTCAGGCCCATTCGGGCGACAGCCGACGTGAGATCGGGGAGCTTAATCGCGACCTGCGTAAAGCCGGTAAGGAAGGTGCCAAGTCTCTGGCCGATGAGAGCTGGAAGGCTGGCACAGCCATTACTAAGGTCGGCCAGGCCGGGGCGGTCAGTTACAAAGTCATCCGCAACGCCATGCGCGAAACGGCGAAGGCTGGTTCCGACACGCGGATCGAGGTCACCAAGACCTCGGCCGAGTTGAAGGCGATGGCCAACGCCGCCCGTAAAGCGGCGCGGGACGCCAAGACCGAGTTGGCCAACGCAGATCGGCAAGGTGTTCAGCCACTGCGCCAGAGCGTGGAAAAAACCGAATCGTCCTTCCGCCGTATGGCCCAGAACAGTGGTCGTCATTTGCGCGCCTTGAAGACCATTGCCATGGGCGTGCGTCAGGAGTTTGACCGGCTCAAAGGCTTGGGCAGTAGCGCTCAGGGGCAACTCGCCGGTTTGGGGGTTGGGCTTGGCGTTGTCTCCGGCGTTACTGGTAGCGCCCGACTAGATCGCCAGTTGATCCGTACTCAGCAGACTGCTGGTATGACTGGTGAGCAGCGAGAGGAATGGCGCGGTGAACAATGGCGACTGGCGAAGACCTATGGCATTGAACGGGAGCAAGTCCAAACGGGGTTCGATACGTTAGTTGCAAGCGGACTTTCTTACGACAAAGCTAAAGCCAGTTCTGAGGCAATTGCTCAATCGACTGCCGTTACTGGTGCTGATTCTGGAATATTGGCCAAAGCCCTGGTAACAGGAGCCAGCGCCTTCGATATTGATCTTGCCAAGCCCGAAGCCGCGCTCGACTTGCTGCAAAAGATGATTGTTGCTGGCCGCTTGGGTAACGCTGAGCTTGAGAACCTTTCTAGCATCTTTCCAAAGGTCGGTGGCGACGCCAAGCGGGCTGGTATGAGCATGGCGCAGGCATTGTCATTCGTTGAAACCTTGTCCCTGATTGAACTTGAACCGGACCGGCTGGGCACACTTGCTCAGTCCACGTTACGAGCCTTTAACAATGATGGTTACCGGAAGGAAGTAACGAAAACCACAGGCGTAGACTTCTTTAATAAAAAAGATGGCAGCGTAAGAAACACGCAAGATGTTTTTTTAGATCTTAAAAAGAAATACAGCAAGCTCAAAACAGACCGCGAGCGTGCCAAGTTCATGGGCGTAGTCTTCGGGAAGATGGATCAGGATACCCAAAAAGGTGTGAATGCCTTTTTAACTGGTGACCGCCTGGATAAGTTTGCTGAAAGCACAGGCGATATCAATAACGCCAAGGGTGTTATAGAGAAGGACTTGGCAGATAACCTCAACAGCTCGACGGCTGTCGGGACTCGCATGAAAGCGACCCTTGGTGAAGCTATCGACCGTATGGCTAAGCCCCTTAACAAAGGCTTTGCCGACCTCGGCACGTACCTGCTCGATGACTTGAACCTGTCTGGCGAGCAGATGCTGGCCGGTGGTGCGCTGATGGGCGTTGGCGGCTATTACGCCGGACGCGGTGCCAAAGCTGGCGCGGGAGCCTTGCTGAACAAGTTCATGGGTGGTCCTGAAACCCTTAAGAACATCGCCGTGGGCAAGGTGTTGGAAGAAGCGACCGGTGTCACGTCGGTGTTCGTGACCAACTGGCCAGCGGGCGTCCCTCTCGCTGGTGGTCTTCTGCCGGACTTGCCGGGTGTCTCTGGAAAAACCGCAGCGCCTGGTAGCCAAGGTGCTCTCGCCGCAGCTGCAATGTATTTGATACGTAAATCGCCCTACATCGCAGGCGCATTCATTCCAGGATCTACACCTCAAGGCGATGACGCCCGTCTGGATCAGGCACAACGTAGCAAGCTGCTGAACGATGATCAGCGTACCTACCAGTCAGCCTTCTACAGCAACCGTATTGCTCTGGCTGGTCAGAACCCGGACAAACCGCAAGACTGGCTTTCCACTCAGGCCCAGCGCCTGGCGCATCAACAAACCGGGTTGACCGCCTCGGGCAACTCCGTCGATGGCGCCAATGCCTGGGCGGCGGGTGTTGCCAACCGCGCCGTAGGTGCCGGGGCTGAAAGTCAAGCCGCCAATGCGCGCCTGCAACGACTGCTGGATCAACCCTTGGTCATCGAATTGCGCATGGACTCGCGCATGATCCAGGCCGAGGTCGAGCGCCGCACCGACCTCCAAGTAAGGCGTGGCCAATGA
- a CDS encoding phage tail protein — MADNYVGLIVLEINGTDYEVTSVEPSLKTGRKVVKTMNRTGRATGTAKGIEEHDLKIAVPIPKSGEPDWRALMDAKITIYPQDGGSKRQTWTGCSLLEMGSKYQVEGEATRDLTVAALNYYTE, encoded by the coding sequence ATGGCTGACAACTATGTGGGACTCATCGTCCTGGAAATCAACGGCACCGATTACGAGGTGACCAGTGTTGAACCGAGCCTCAAGACCGGGCGCAAGGTGGTCAAGACCATGAACCGCACCGGCCGAGCGACTGGCACGGCCAAGGGCATTGAAGAGCACGACCTCAAGATTGCAGTACCGATTCCGAAGTCGGGCGAACCGGACTGGCGTGCCCTGATGGACGCGAAGATAACCATTTATCCGCAAGACGGCGGCAGCAAGCGCCAAACCTGGACTGGATGCTCACTGTTGGAGATGGGCAGCAAGTACCAGGTTGAAGGTGAAGCCACTCGCGACCTGACTGTCGCCGCGTTGAACTACTACACGGAGTAA